From Candidatus Tanganyikabacteria bacterium, one genomic window encodes:
- a CDS encoding electron transfer flavoprotein subunit beta/FixA family protein, with product MRVVVCVKHVPDTNEPKRLEADLTLARTGIQSVINPMDEYALEVALKWKDADPSLEIVILTMGPDDARGTIKKCLAKGADRAVLVTDPALEGSDALGTARVLAAAIRKIGDADVVMAGIRSSDGECYLVAPMVAELLDLPQITFCKDGQLDQAARTVQMQREAEGAIEVMRAQLPALVAVTKALYEPRLASFKGITAAAKKELLAWSLADLGVPADQVGLAGATVRVQAFKEPPARPQSQVLTGPAPELASKLVSFLHEAKLV from the coding sequence GTGAGAGTCGTCGTTTGCGTCAAGCACGTCCCCGATACCAACGAGCCCAAGCGGCTGGAGGCCGATCTCACCCTGGCTCGTACCGGCATCCAGAGCGTCATCAACCCGATGGACGAATACGCTCTGGAGGTCGCCCTGAAGTGGAAGGATGCCGATCCGTCGCTGGAGATAGTCATCCTCACCATGGGCCCTGACGATGCCAGGGGCACCATCAAGAAATGCCTCGCCAAGGGCGCCGATCGGGCGGTCCTGGTGACCGACCCGGCCCTCGAGGGGTCGGACGCCCTCGGTACGGCACGGGTACTGGCAGCCGCCATCCGCAAGATCGGCGACGCGGACGTCGTGATGGCGGGCATCCGCTCGTCCGACGGCGAGTGCTACCTCGTCGCGCCGATGGTCGCGGAATTGCTCGACCTGCCGCAGATCACCTTCTGCAAGGACGGACAGCTGGATCAGGCTGCCCGGACCGTGCAGATGCAGCGCGAGGCCGAAGGCGCCATCGAGGTGATGCGGGCGCAGTTGCCGGCCCTGGTAGCCGTCACGAAGGCGCTCTACGAGCCCCGACTGGCTTCGTTCAAGGGCATCACGGCCGCCGCCAAGAAGGAGCTGCTTGCCTGGAGCCTGGCAGATCTCGGCGTTCCCGCCGACCAGGTCGGCCTCGCCGGCGCCACCGTGAGAGTGCAGGCATTCAAGGAGCCCCCGGCCCGGCCGCAGAGCCAGGTCCTCACCGGCCCGGCGCCCGAGCTGGCGAGCAAGCTGGTGAGTTTCCTGCACGAGGCCAAGCTGGTCTAG
- a CDS encoding electron transfer flavoprotein subunit alpha/FixB family protein, with product MSGIWTVAEIADGEIKGISFELLGAARQIADATGEKVGVVLVGHDVANLAGTLFAFGADQVGVADHPGLAAFSPEAHTKVVAAFAAQQQPNVLLIGHSPQGREIAGRVCARLGVSAVADCTALASDGGKLVCTRLIFGGSMVTTSVATGSPAIATVRPKAFAKPAEQAGRQGEKLVLDVDPAWTASRTELVDVKREQVTTISLGDAEIVVAGGRGVGAAEKFEVVERLGAELGAAIGASRAVVDAGWRPHKEQIGQTGKTVAPKLYIAAGISGAIQHLVGMRTSDTIIAINTDSEAPIMKVANLALVGDLFEIIPAFIEELRKLKTGATV from the coding sequence ATGAGCGGTATTTGGACGGTTGCCGAAATCGCCGATGGCGAGATCAAGGGCATCAGCTTCGAGCTCCTGGGCGCCGCGCGCCAGATCGCCGACGCCACGGGCGAGAAGGTCGGCGTCGTGCTCGTCGGCCACGACGTGGCCAACCTGGCGGGCACCCTCTTCGCCTTCGGCGCCGATCAGGTCGGGGTGGCCGACCACCCGGGCCTCGCCGCGTTCAGTCCCGAGGCCCATACGAAGGTCGTCGCGGCATTCGCGGCCCAGCAGCAACCCAATGTGCTGTTGATCGGCCACTCCCCTCAGGGCCGGGAAATTGCCGGCCGCGTGTGCGCCCGGCTCGGCGTCTCGGCGGTCGCCGACTGCACGGCGCTAGCCAGCGACGGCGGCAAACTGGTCTGCACGCGCCTCATCTTTGGCGGCTCCATGGTCACGACCTCGGTGGCCACTGGTTCGCCCGCCATTGCCACCGTGCGGCCCAAAGCCTTCGCCAAGCCGGCGGAGCAGGCCGGCCGCCAGGGCGAGAAGCTCGTCCTCGACGTCGATCCGGCCTGGACCGCCAGCCGGACCGAACTCGTGGACGTCAAGCGGGAGCAGGTCACGACCATCTCGCTGGGCGACGCCGAGATCGTGGTGGCCGGAGGGCGCGGCGTGGGCGCGGCAGAGAAGTTCGAAGTCGTCGAGCGGCTCGGCGCCGAGCTCGGGGCGGCCATCGGGGCTTCGCGGGCGGTCGTGGACGCCGGCTGGCGGCCCCATAAGGAGCAGATCGGCCAGACGGGCAAGACCGTGGCTCCCAAGCTCTACATCGCCGCCGGGATTTCGGGCGCCATCCAGCACCTGGTCGGTATGCGCACCTCCGACACCATCATCGCGATCAACACCGATTCCGAGGCCCCGATCATGAAGGTCGCCAACCTGGCGCTGGTCGGGGATCTATTCGAGATCATCCCGGCGTTCATCGAGGAGCTTCGCAAGCTCAAGACGGGCGCGACCGTGTAG